The stretch of DNA ATTCTTATTGAGTTGTTTGATGTCTTttagtattttagtttttggtgttataatttatttcttgtggttaggggtgagaataggtcaggccagaccagactttgaaagacctgagtctgacctacgatTAAATTTTTAGGTCTAAGTCTGGTCTAcgacctatcataggcttttttttcggcctaacctgacatttttaaaagtctggtctggcctAAAAGcttatttaaaagtcttattcatattaaaacttttaaatgttctactcataccacatgatgctctccatataccaatatcaatgtacatatctatatacattaaacaaaaaataatttttataacaaaataattttttaaaaatctgaagtaaacatcatttaaaccctaaaacataatttttggtttcaaataatagatttatttttttctgaaacaaacgcacccattattacctctcaaacaaatatggaacgactactgagtgattgactaattgaatggctactgaatatagaacgactaccaaatatggaatgactactaagtgattgtctaattgatataatttaaaatagaaaataatattattaatataataataaaaaataacattaataaataataaaatatatataggccggcttgtcagacctaatagacttttttataagtctgaatctgacttatttaaataaataagctttAAAAGTAGTCTAAGcataatctttttattaaataggcctaACTAGACTAGACCATTAGTAAGCCAAATCATAGACCTCTGACGAACGATCTAACATATTCTCATCTCTACATGTGGTAgacatatttaatttgaaaaacattttttttttaattctaagtGTTTGTGACAAAAGCATATGAATGTTCATTACcacataaatattaaatgtttatTTGTCTAAAACTTATCATGTGTACTATTGTCTTGATGCAAgacaattttatatatatatatatatatatatatatataatgtatattaaatatgatgaattttaaaaaatgtcagaGCGTTGAATCTTAACTATACATAGTTATGTGATCAAAATTTAATctcttataataaaatttaacctCAGCTCTATATAATATgtcttataaaaaaacaatccACCAAATTTACTCATACAATGCATCTACAATCCATAAGACGACCTATGTAGAGTAGAAAATGAATCTCACATATTCTTTGGATTTGGGTTTGTTTGTTATTGGGCTTATAGCCCATTAAGTTtaatataaaagtaatttatttatatatatatggtgtatattaaatatgatgaattttaaaaaatgtcagagtgttgaatattataaaatatatagttatgtgatcaaaatttaatctcttataataaaatttaacctCAGCTCTATATAATATgtcttataaaaaaacaatccACCAAATTTACTCATACAATGCATCTACAATCCATAAGACGACCTATGTAGAGTAGAAAATGAATCTCACATATTCTTTGGATTTGGGTTTGTTTGTTATTGGGCTTATAGCCCATTAAGTTtaatataaaagtaatttatttacCCTAACTCTTATGTCTTCTTTGTTGAAGGAGCCATTGCTACACCTGTAGGTTTTTCCTCTTTCATGCGTGCTTCTTCCTCATATGTGGTGAGTCACTTTTTCTTGCTTCTTGTTGCGTCTtaatcttcttctttctttatgGCAATAATTTTATGCTTTTGTCTTATAGTCTGCGTTTTCTTCTATGTCTATTGTTCAGATCTAGTttttaacttttcattttttataatttaagttaataaaaagtaagagaacgtttttatttgaaaatattttttatttatatttttaatttttttttaattttattcgttaataaaaaaataaattttttttaagagaataatttgtcaatatttttaaaaacaatagaaatattaaaaaattattttttcttattttcaaaAATGTGTATTTACTAACTAACATTTTATCCTATCTCTAAAACAATTGTTTTCTTTGTCTTTCATCAAGATAAaatgaacacatcaatcacttaagaaataaaaacaaaaaaaatattttaacaaagtAAACGGTTCAGTTttctttatgaaaatattttttgtttttattttttaaattttaaaaaatagataaagagACTTTTGAACTGaacaatttgtcaataattttaaaaacaataaaaacgtaaaaaaactattttcattattttcataaatgtGTCTTcattaactaaaattttattttatttctttgacaATTGTTTGCTTTTAGAATCTCtcatcaatataaatataaaatgaatacaatttaaaaaaaaatatatatatttttataaagttaaCGGCTCTGAAGTATATTGAATAAGTTATATTAACGTCAATTCTAGACTGGAAACGAACACCCCCTTCAGAGTTACTTAATAGAGATGTTTGAGTAGAGACCCTAACACCTTAATTAAAGGTATAACAATAGAAAATGCATAGGTTCGTCGAAATCATTTTGTTACTTCTTTATTTCAGAAGAGGAAATTGGAACACTACATAAATGATGATGAATTTGCTAATAGTTATGAACTCATCACTAAAGAGAAATATGGTAGTGAAAATGTCAAAGATCAAAGAAGAAACTCATGTTCAACACTATCAAATAGAAAAAGGACTAGTTTTCAAGAAACACAAGAATGTGGTGTCCTTGCTCAAACTGAGAAAGCAGAATTTTGTGGTATTAGTATGGAAGATTATTCTCACCTAGATGACACCAATGATTCTATCAAGGAGTCAAGCTATATTATGAACCAAAAGAGCTTGAATATCCAGGCTAGAGATTTAATGCCTAGTAGTAGTTATTCTTCTACTACCAATATATCAATCATGGAGAAACAAAAAATGGAATTTGTGAAAATATTGGTCGACGAAGTTTTTATCGATAGTATGACTTCACATTCGTTATACTCGAAAGATGCAGACGTGAAACTCATTCAATCTTCCAAGAACTTTTTACCGGCTAGGAGTAACCATCTTCCAAGACCAGTTATTCCCGTTGGACCTCGGTTTCAAGCCGAAGTTCCTAAATGGGACGGCACAACCAACTTAAAACAATGTAATAGTGATGATTGTTTGAAGTGGTTGGGCACCCAAATTTGGCCAATGCCTGAGGTATCTAAAACAAATGCAATAGGCATTGGGAAAGGTAGACTTGACTCATGCTCATGTCACAATCCTAAATCAGTTGATTGTGTTCAAAAACATGTTAGTGAAGCTAGGGAATGCTTAAAATTGGTGATTGGTACTGCTTTCTCTAGTTGGAAGTTTGATGACATGGGAGAAGATGCTTCAAAATCATGGACAACGAAAGAGCAGAAAGAATTTGAATCTCTAGTAAAATCAAATCCTATATCAAGTGACACAAAATTTTGGAAGCTCAAGATGAAGTACTTTCCATCCAAATCAATGAAGTGCATGATAAATTACTATTATAATGTATACATCCCTAGATGTATGGGCATAGTGACAAGATCTCCATTTGGCGCATTTGACCGTGAGCCAAAATAATAACATGTTCATACAAAGGTATGGCTATGATTCCAATttgcaaaattttaaaattgggtTCTGCCAATCATATTACTTGTGCTTACCCAACATGTTACAATTTCCAATATTGAGCACTTAGAAAGAGTTTGATATCTAGCTCATGCATCTAGAAAGTTATTGGCCGTTGCGATCAATTCCCATGGGAATAAAAAGTTCCCACAATCTAACATGAGATTATGAAAGTTAGGGTTCATGTGTAGATTTTATTCTTgagaataattaatttttgggaataatttttacaaacttGTGCTAATCATGGGAAAATTATCTTTCCAACCCACTTTTGTAGGAATATTTGTGATATccttgaaacaaacacactttaGAGTCCGTTTGATGGATATGATAAGagacatgataaaaataaattattatatatcaaaatcCGGTGTTTGATGAATCAAcataatatgataaattaacTTAAGACTCTATTATATCTCTTTAGTTGAAATTTCTATTTTGAAGATGAGTTTGGTTAGAAACCATCAAGATGGGATAAGAACATTTATTTGTTCAATTACTcttatgaaatataattaaaaatataaaataaaaatataataaaatattaatataaaaacaatttataaaatataagctaagatataaaaattctaattacatataaaaataattaatagaatttgatattaaacttaaaaataaaatattaataattaacttaaaaaatatttatgattttatcatatgaatattgttgtcattttatataatttaataatttagtatttaaaattataaaatcatgaaaattatttaaaattttaaaataaatataatttatttattagatgctTATGTCATATATCcctaatataatttatatcgtattaatataatttattaatacatGCTTTTGTCGTATATCCTAATATATACATGCTTTGTCGCTTTTCGCACTAGAGTATGAATGTAGTAACAATATGTTCGATACATATCCTAACGACACGTTTGATGGACACGATAGAATAGAAACATGATAGGATAAATAGCaagtaggggtgggaatagaccaggtcagactttgaaaggcctgagcctgacctacgatttattttttagaccTAAGCTtggcctacgacctatcataggttttttttcAGCTTGACCTGgtctttttaaaagtctggtctgacttggaagtctatttaaaagttttattcacattaaaacatttatatGTTCTACTCATACATGTGATGCTCTTCACGTActaatatcaatgtacatatctatatatattaaataaaaaatattttttctaacaaaataatttaaaaaaaaaatctgaaataaacatcatttaaaccctaaaaaataatttttggtttcaaataatataattttttttttctgaaacaaacacacctattattacctcttaaacaaatatggaacgactaccaaatattgAATTGTTACTAAATATGGAATGCTTACTGAGTGATTGCAtggatataatttaaaataggaaataatattattaatataataataaaaaataatattaataaataataaaatatatataaccggcctgtcaggcctaatagacttttttataagtctgagtctgacctatttaaataaatagtctTTAAAAACAACATGAGCTTAAccattttattaaataggccagaccAGGCCATAATCCTTGACGGACGACCTAACCTTTTCCCATCCTTAATAGTAAGATAGAGATGACATAAGATATAGACAAGATAAG from Cicer arietinum cultivar CDC Frontier isolate Library 1 chromosome 3, Cicar.CDCFrontier_v2.0, whole genome shotgun sequence encodes:
- the LOC101514552 gene encoding uncharacterized protein isoform X4, whose product is MRASSSYVKRKLEHYINDDEFANSYELITKEKYGSENVKDQRRNSCSTLSNRKRTSFQETQECGVLAQTEKAEFCGISMEDYSHLDDTNDSIKESSYIMNQKSLNIQARDLMPSSSYSSTTNISIMEKQKMEFVKILVDEVFIDSMTSHSLYSKDADVKLIQSSKNFLPARSNHLPRPVIPVGPRFQAEVPKWDGTTNLKQCNSDDCLKWLGTQIWPMPEVSKTNAIGIGKGRLDSCSCHNPKSVDCVQKHVSEARECLKLVIGTAFSSWKFDDMGEDASKSWTTKEQKEFESLVKSNPISSDTKFWKLKMKYFPSKSMKCMINYYYNVYIPRCMGIVTRSPFGAFDREPK